In one window of Nocardioides panacisoli DNA:
- the ftsH gene encoding ATP-dependent zinc metalloprotease FtsH translates to MKRLFRGPWLWIVVSVVAVLLALEFIAGGDSHQEITTSQMAEYIADGDVDEITFIDQDQVIETTLDDGVRDEGSEVKAHYIDGQQEALLASVDEQIAAGEIEESDSDNPQPGIFSSFLLTLLPFALIILLFIWLMNRAQGGGGVMQFGKSKAKMITKDMPKTTFGDVAGCDEAIEELGEIKEFLSEPAKFQAVGAKIPKGVLLYGQPGTGKTLLARAVAGEAGVPFYSISGSDFVEMFVGVGASRVRDLFEQAKENAPAIVFIDEIDAVGRHRGAGMGGGHDEREQTLNQLLVEMDGFDVRGGVILIAATNRPDVLDPALLRPGRFDRQIQVDAPDLAGRKRILEVHARGKPLAEGTDLMSVARRTPGFSGADLANVLNEAALLSARNGQKLITSDALDEAIDRVIAGPQRRTRLMSEKEQLITAYHEGGHALVAAALPGTDPVHKVTILPRGRALGYTMVLPDEDKYSQHRSEMLDKLAYMLGGRAAEELIFHDPTTGAGNDIEKATGLARAMVTQYGMTERLGAMKFGEDNSEPFVGRDIGHGRNYSEDIAAAIDQETKKLLATAHQEAFDILEENRDVLDSLVLALLDRETLDKAEVAAIFEPLRRRPERPAWTGSDTRTPSSIPPVEIPQEIRDRVKESAAAVGRPDAHPDTPTGEPESPSVESGERPGSPPGMAPPPPPPPGG, encoded by the coding sequence GTGAAGCGCTTGTTCAGGGGCCCGTGGCTCTGGATCGTCGTCTCGGTGGTCGCCGTCCTGCTGGCCCTCGAGTTCATCGCGGGTGGCGACAGCCACCAGGAGATCACCACCTCGCAGATGGCGGAGTACATCGCCGACGGTGACGTCGACGAGATCACCTTCATCGACCAGGACCAGGTCATCGAGACCACGCTCGACGACGGCGTTCGTGACGAGGGCTCCGAGGTCAAGGCCCACTACATCGACGGCCAGCAGGAGGCGCTGCTCGCCTCGGTCGACGAGCAGATCGCCGCCGGGGAGATCGAGGAGTCCGACTCCGACAACCCGCAGCCGGGCATCTTCAGCTCGTTCCTGCTCACGCTGCTGCCGTTCGCGCTGATCATCCTGCTCTTCATCTGGCTGATGAACCGTGCCCAGGGTGGCGGCGGCGTCATGCAGTTCGGCAAGTCCAAGGCGAAGATGATCACCAAGGACATGCCCAAAACCACCTTCGGCGACGTCGCCGGGTGTGACGAGGCGATCGAGGAGCTCGGCGAGATCAAGGAGTTCCTCTCCGAGCCGGCGAAGTTCCAGGCCGTCGGCGCCAAGATCCCCAAGGGCGTGCTGCTCTACGGCCAGCCCGGCACCGGCAAGACCCTGCTGGCGCGGGCGGTCGCCGGTGAGGCGGGCGTGCCGTTCTACTCGATCTCCGGTTCGGACTTCGTGGAGATGTTCGTCGGTGTCGGTGCCTCCCGCGTGCGCGACCTGTTCGAGCAGGCCAAGGAGAACGCCCCCGCGATCGTGTTCATCGACGAGATCGACGCCGTCGGTCGCCACCGCGGCGCCGGCATGGGCGGCGGCCACGACGAGCGCGAGCAGACCCTCAACCAGCTGTTGGTGGAGATGGACGGCTTCGACGTGCGCGGCGGGGTCATCCTGATCGCGGCCACCAACCGTCCCGACGTGCTCGACCCGGCCCTGCTGCGGCCGGGCCGCTTCGATCGCCAGATCCAGGTCGACGCGCCCGACCTGGCCGGGCGCAAGCGCATCCTCGAGGTCCACGCGCGGGGCAAGCCGCTCGCCGAGGGCACCGACCTGATGTCGGTGGCGCGGCGTACGCCGGGCTTCAGCGGCGCGGACCTGGCCAACGTGCTCAACGAGGCCGCCCTGCTGTCGGCGCGCAACGGCCAGAAGCTCATCACCTCCGACGCCCTGGACGAGGCGATCGACCGGGTGATCGCGGGCCCGCAGCGGCGTACCCGCTTGATGAGCGAGAAGGAGCAGCTCATCACCGCCTACCACGAGGGCGGCCACGCGCTCGTCGCCGCGGCGCTGCCCGGCACCGACCCGGTGCACAAGGTGACGATCCTGCCGCGGGGTCGGGCACTGGGCTACACCATGGTGCTGCCCGACGAGGACAAGTACTCCCAGCACCGCTCGGAGATGCTGGACAAGCTGGCCTACATGCTCGGCGGCCGTGCCGCGGAGGAGCTGATCTTCCACGACCCGACCACGGGTGCGGGCAACGACATCGAGAAGGCCACCGGCCTGGCCCGCGCGATGGTGACGCAGTACGGCATGACAGAGCGCCTGGGTGCGATGAAGTTCGGTGAGGACAACTCCGAGCCCTTCGTCGGCCGCGACATCGGCCACGGCCGCAACTACTCCGAGGACATCGCGGCCGCGATCGACCAGGAGACCAAGAAGCTGCTGGCGACCGCCCACCAGGAGGCATTCGACATCCTGGAGGAGAACCGCGACGTCCTCGACTCGCTGGTGCTGGCGCTGCTGGACCGCGAGACGCTGGACAAGGCCGAGGTCGCCGCGATCTTCGAGCCGCTGCGCCGCCGTCCCGAGCGGCCCGCGTGGACGGGGTCGGACACCCGCACCCCCTCCAGCATCCCGCCGGTGGAGATCCCGCAGGAGATCCGCGACCGGGTGAAGGAGAGCGCGGCCGCGGTCGGGCGCCCCGACGCCCACCCCGACACCCCGACCGGGGAGCCGGAGAGCCCGTCGGTGGAGTCGGGCGAGCGTCCCGGCAGCCCGCCGGGCATGGCGCCGCCACCGCCCCCGCCGCCGGGAGGCTGA
- the folE gene encoding GTP cyclohydrolase I FolE: MGEDPDREGLRDTPARVARAYRELTSGLRQTPEEVLTTTFDIGHDEMVLVRDIELWSMCEHHLVPFTGVAHVGYIPAESGKITGLSKLARLVDVYAKRPQVQERLTTQVADALMRILDARGVIVVVEAEHLCMTMRGVRKAGARTITSAVRGGMHNAATRAEAMALIHRAG; the protein is encoded by the coding sequence ATGGGGGAGGATCCCGACCGTGAGGGACTGCGGGACACGCCGGCGCGGGTCGCCCGTGCCTACCGCGAGCTGACCTCGGGGCTGCGGCAGACGCCGGAGGAGGTCCTGACGACCACCTTCGACATCGGCCACGACGAGATGGTGCTGGTGCGCGACATCGAACTGTGGTCGATGTGTGAGCACCACCTGGTGCCGTTCACCGGCGTGGCCCACGTGGGCTACATCCCGGCCGAGAGCGGCAAGATCACCGGGCTGTCCAAGCTCGCCCGCCTGGTCGACGTCTACGCCAAGCGGCCCCAGGTCCAGGAGCGCCTCACCACCCAGGTCGCCGACGCGCTGATGCGCATCCTCGACGCGCGCGGCGTGATCGTGGTGGTCGAGGCCGAGCACCTGTGCATGACGATGCGCGGGGTCCGCAAGGCCGGTGCCCGCACCATCACCTCCGCCGTCCGCGGTGGCATGCACAACGCCGCGACGCGCGCCGAGGCCATGGCGCTCATCCACCGCGCGGGGTGA
- the folP gene encoding dihydropteroate synthase, whose protein sequence is MGRPLVMGVVNVTPDSFSDGGRYLDPEAAVAHGHALLAQGADVLDIGGESTRPGATRPLAREELDRVVPVIEELARAGAAVSIDTMRAEVASAAVRAGATIVNDVSGGLADPEILDVAADTGVTYVAMHWRAHSDRMQDFTFYDGPVATVVARELADRVAAAREAGIAPAQLVLDPGVGFAKTPEQNWELLRDLAAVDDLGYPLLVGASRKRFLGELLAGPDGTPRPVDDREHAHVALLALLARHGVWGVRVHDVRAARDAIAVTEGLVGPS, encoded by the coding sequence ATGGGACGTCCGCTGGTGATGGGGGTCGTCAACGTCACCCCCGACTCCTTCTCCGACGGTGGTCGCTACCTGGACCCCGAGGCGGCCGTGGCGCACGGCCACGCGCTGCTGGCCCAGGGAGCCGACGTGCTCGACATCGGCGGCGAGTCGACCCGGCCGGGGGCGACCCGACCGTTGGCACGCGAGGAACTGGACCGCGTCGTCCCGGTCATCGAGGAGCTCGCCCGCGCCGGAGCGGCGGTCTCGATCGACACCATGCGCGCGGAGGTCGCCTCCGCGGCCGTCCGCGCCGGCGCCACCATCGTCAACGACGTCTCCGGCGGGCTGGCCGACCCGGAGATCCTCGACGTCGCCGCTGACACCGGCGTGACCTACGTGGCGATGCACTGGCGCGCCCACAGCGACCGGATGCAGGACTTCACCTTCTACGACGGTCCGGTGGCCACCGTCGTCGCTCGCGAGCTCGCCGACCGGGTGGCCGCGGCCAGGGAGGCCGGCATCGCGCCCGCGCAGCTCGTCCTCGATCCGGGGGTCGGCTTCGCCAAGACGCCGGAGCAGAACTGGGAGCTGCTGCGCGACCTCGCCGCCGTGGACGACCTCGGGTACCCGCTCCTGGTCGGGGCCAGCCGCAAGCGGTTCCTCGGCGAGCTGCTCGCCGGACCCGACGGCACGCCCCGCCCCGTCGACGACCGCGAGCACGCCCACGTGGCCCTGCTGGCCCTCCTCGCACGCCACGGCGTGTGGGGGGTGCGGGTGCACGACGTCCGTGCCGCCCGCGACGCGATCGCGGTGACCGAGGGGCTGGTGGGGCCGTCGTGA
- the folB gene encoding dihydroneopterin aldolase, which produces MTDELAVTGIECFAHHGVFDHERRDGQRFVIDLVLGFDTGPAAASGDLRDTVDYGTLVAEVVSAVTRDPVDLIETVAERVAGVCLTKTRVEWARVTLHKPEAPIEEPFTDVALTITRHRRGPGEGEGPHD; this is translated from the coding sequence GTGACCGACGAGCTGGCGGTGACCGGCATCGAGTGCTTCGCCCACCACGGCGTGTTCGACCACGAGCGCCGCGACGGGCAGCGGTTCGTGATCGACCTCGTGCTGGGCTTCGACACCGGTCCGGCAGCCGCCTCGGGCGACTTGCGCGACACCGTCGACTACGGAACCCTCGTCGCCGAGGTCGTGTCAGCGGTGACTCGGGATCCGGTGGATCTCATCGAGACGGTCGCAGAGAGGGTCGCCGGTGTGTGCCTCACCAAGACTCGTGTTGAATGGGCGCGAGTGACGCTGCACAAGCCAGAAGCTCCGATCGAGGAGCCGTTCACGGACGTGGCACTGACCATCACACGGCACCGACGAGGACCTGGAGAGGGAGAGGGCCCCCATGACTGA
- the folK gene encoding 2-amino-4-hydroxy-6-hydroxymethyldihydropteridine diphosphokinase: protein MTETPNPNIIDADTLTGEMRPIRRIVVALGSNLGDRLGNLQGAVDSLSDTPDVWLTGVSPVYESTPVDSPAGAGDYLNAILLADTTLSAHRLLDRALAIEDAYDRDRSHGVNAPRTLDIDLITIGDRRSETEELRLPHPQAQERAFVLQPWLDLEPDAYLIDRGAVADLLDKIGTDGITRRDDLELELG from the coding sequence ATGACTGAGACCCCCAACCCGAACATCATCGACGCAGACACTCTGACCGGTGAGATGCGGCCGATCCGCCGGATCGTCGTTGCCCTGGGATCCAACCTCGGCGACCGCCTGGGCAACCTGCAGGGCGCCGTGGACTCGCTCTCGGACACCCCGGACGTCTGGCTGACCGGCGTCTCACCCGTCTACGAGTCGACCCCGGTCGACTCGCCCGCCGGTGCCGGGGACTACCTCAACGCCATCCTGCTCGCCGACACCACGCTGTCGGCCCACCGACTGCTCGACCGGGCGCTCGCCATCGAGGACGCCTACGACCGCGACCGCAGCCACGGCGTCAACGCCCCGCGCACCCTCGACATCGACCTGATCACCATCGGTGACCGCCGCAGCGAGACCGAGGAGCTCCGCCTGCCGCACCCGCAGGCCCAGGAGCGGGCCTTCGTGCTCCAGCCGTGGCTGGACCTCGAGCCCGACGCCTACTTGATCGACCGGGGCGCGGTCGCCGACCTGCTGGACAAGATCGGCACCGACGGCATCACCCGCCGCGACGACTTGGAGCTCGAGCTCGGGTGA